The window ccagcaccatttattaaatagggaatcctttgcccatttcttatttttgtcaggtttgtcaaagatcagatggctgtagatgtgtggtattatttctgagggctctgttctgttccatgtgAATGTGTTTTTAACTGCGAGCTTCTATTCTTTTTACTACTTAAGAAGACtggtttacaattttttttaatgcatgtttTCCGGCAACTGTGTTCCAGCTGCCGGCATGTCCTGTGATTTGCCCTTTGCTTGGTATGCGCCTTCACATCATTCAGGATCTCTGCTGGAATGTCCCATGTGTAGAGGTCTTTTCCAACAGCCTCTTACATCACTCTCCACCTGGATCTCTGCTGGAATGTCCCATGTGTAGAGGTCTTTTCCAACAGCCTCTCTACATCACTTTCCACCTTATTTTCCCAACTCATGAACGCCATATTACAAAGCACTGCTTTAAACCTAGGTGCCTAGAAAATTATAGGAtacaaagttatttatttattaaatgaattaataaaatactatattgGGATAGATTAAACATTGCAAAATATGTTGACATGAAATCAAGCCAGCATCATATTTTAAAGTTGTCTTTTTATAGCTAGATTAAATTTATTAAGTGCTTTCTGCAAAAGGTTTAGTCTCTTGTTCATCCTTAAATAGCCAGGATTTAATTTTGATATTCACTTGTCTTTGTGTGCCGAGGACTTGTGTACTGGAGTTTGAGAGTCAAACTATAAAGCACATGCAACAGCTAATTCTAGAGTGAGGCCCAGATCACTAATAGTCCTATAGCCTGGACCAGAGAAAGTCATGtaacttctctgaacctgtttcttcatctgtaagtgaAAATAATAGTTGAGTCATAtcattaggattaaatgagatgatgtatgtgAAActcctagtacagtgcctgggactgttctctgtctccttttcttcAAATTCTCCCTAGAGATACTACCAAATAAAGCACGCACTGTTCTAGACTTAAGATTATGCAGTTATATAATGGACTGACAGCATTGTATTCAGAATTACAgttcatgaaaataatttattcctaCTTTATTGCAGCGgtattgaaagtttttaaagaatataaccGTGTGTGTTGGTAacagaaagaagaatggaagTATTCCAGGAACTTCGTAAACCATCAGCACGTTTGGAGTGTGACCATTGCAGTTTCAGAGGCACAGACTATGAAAATGTACAAATCCATATGGGTACCATCCATCCAGAATTTTGTGATGAAATGGATGCTGGTGGGCTAGGCAAAATGATATTTTACCAGAAAAGTGCAAAGCTATTTCACTGCCATAAATGCTTCTTCACCAGCAAGATGTACTCTAACGTATACTATCACATCACATCCAAACATGCATCCCCAGACAAATGGAATGATAAACCAAAAACTCAGTTGAACAAAGAAACAGATCCTGTGAAAAGCCCTCCTCTTCCTGAACACCAGAAAATACCCTGCAATTCTGCAGAACCAAAACCCATACCTGCCCTTTCAATGGAAACACAGAAACTTGGTTCAGTTTTGTCTCCAGAATCACCAAAACCTACTCCTCTTACTCCCCTGGAGCCTCAGAAACCTGGCTCTGTTGTTTCTCCTGAGCTACAGACACCTCTTCCTTCTCCTGAGCCTTCAAAACCtgcctctgtttcttctcctGAACCTCCAAAACCAGTCCCTGTTTGTGAATCTCAGAAACCTGCCCCTGTTCCTTCTCCAGAACCACAGAAACTTGCCCCTGTATCTCCTGAGCCCGTAAAGGCTACTCTTCCTAATCCCAAACCCCAGAAGCACTCTCATTTCCCAGAAACACTGGGCCCACCTTCAGCCTCATCTCCAGAGTCACCAGTTCTAGCTGCTTCCCCAGAACCTTGGGGACCATCCCCAGCTGCATCTCCAGAATCTCGGAAATCAGCCCGGACTACCTCCCCTGAGCCAAGGAAGCCATCCCCTTCAGGGTCTCCTGAACCTTGGAAGCCATTCCCTACTGTCTCCCCAGAGCCTAGGAGACCAGCCcctgctgtgtcaccaggctctTGGAAGCCAGGGCCACCTGGGTCCCCTAGGCCTTGGAAATCCAGTCCTTCAGCGTCATCAGGACCTTGGAAGCCAGCTAAACCTGCTCCATCTGTGTCTCCTGGACCTTGGAAACCAATTCCTTCTATATCTCCTGGACCTTGGAAACCAACTCCATCTGTGTCTTCTGCATCCTGGAAATCTTCATCAGTCTCACCCAGCTCCTGGAAGTCCCCCCCTGCATCTCCTGAGTCATGGAAGTCTGGCCCACCAGAACTCCGAAAGACAGCTCCCACGTTGTCTCCTGAACATTGGAAGGCAGTTCCCCCAGTGTCTCCAGAGCTTCGCAAACCCGGCCCACCACTATCCCCAGAGATCCGTAGTCCAGCAGGATCTCCAGAGCTCAGAAAACCCTCAGGGTCACCAGACCTTTGGAAGCTTTCTCCAGATCAGCGGAAAACTTCTCCTGCTTCACTTGATTTCCCTGAGTCCCAGAAAAGTTCCCGTGGCGGTTCTCCTGATCTCTGGAAGTCTTCCTTTTTTATTGAGCCTCAGAAACCTGTCTTCCCTGAGACCCGAAAACCAGGTTCTTCTGGGCCATCTGAGTCCCCCAAAGCAGCCTCAGATATCTGGAAGCCAGTTCTCTCTATCGATACTGAGCCTAGAAAACCTGCCCTGTTTCCCGAGCCTGCCAAAACAGCCCCTCCTGCTTCTCCAGAACCACGCAAACGTGCCCTTTTTCCAGAGCCCCGGAAGCATGCCCTTTTCCCTGAACTCCCCAAATCTGCTCTATTCTCAGAATCACAGAAGGCTGTTGAGCTTGGTGATGAACTACAAATAGATGCCATAGATGATCAAAAATGTGATCTTTTGGTTCAGGAAGAACTTTTAGCTTCACCTAAGAAACTTTTGGAAGatactttatttccttcctcAAAGAAGCTCAAGAAAGACAACCAAGAGAGCTCAGATGCTGAGCTTAGTAGTAGTGAGTACATAAAAACAGATTTGGATGTGGTGGATGTTAAGGGCCAGGAATCAAGCAGTGATCAAGAGCAGGTTGATGTGGAATCCATTGATTttagcaaagagaacaaaatggaCATGACTAGTCCAGAGCAGTCTAGAAATGTGCTACAGTTTactgaagaaaaagaagcttTTATCTCTGAAGAGGAGATTGCAAAATATATGAAGCGTGGAAAAGGAAAGTATTATTGCAAAATTTGTTGCTGTCGTGCTATGAAAAAAGGTGCTGTTTTGCATCATTTGGTTAATAAGCATAATGTTCATAGCCCTTACAAATGCACAATTTGTGGAAAGGCTTTTCTTTTGGAATCTCTCCTTAAAAATCATGTAGCAGCCCATGGGCAGAGTTTACTTAAATGTCCACGTTGTAATTTTGAATCAAATTTCCCACGAggttttaagaaacatttaactcATTGTCAAAGCCGGCATAATGAAGAGGCAAATAAAAAGCTAATGGAAGCTCTTGAACCGCCACTGGAGGAGCAGCAAATTTGATAGCTCAGTATGAATATTTGTTCTACAAAGGTGTTCGTTGAAACCATTCTTTGTAAGTATAGCTTATCAAGTAGCCTAGTTGGATATGTAGATGACGTGTGGTGTACCGTGTTTCACTATCTCAGTTGTGTTACTAAGAATGagcatttgattatttttttctggtctcTGTCTATGTGGCTATCTTGTAAGTCAATCAATTTCTATATAGTCCAGATGGATTaaacttctcatttcttttaaatatgtatgaataATAAAACAAGGAAGTAGGCATTCCATTTAATAATCAAGAGCAAGTTGTACTCAAAGCATTCAGTTAAAGTATATCTGTGTGTGGAACTAATTTcagataatagaaaatattagttgaaatgtttaagaattaggcatgaaaaataaatttgagaaattttgtttcctcacatgtatttttaaatcataagagTTATTTTCTATCTGATGTAAAATTAGTTTATAAATCTTAATCAGCTTCTAGATGTTTATTAGCTTTTATGTCATGAAATGTTGGAGTCTCAGGGTTGCTGATTGTCTGCTAATGGGAAAAATCGAGTAAGTCTTTAAAATAGTTTGCAGCCTTCTCCCACAGGAGACAAGTGAACGATAAGtgtgattttagatcttttttgtCCATAGTTGTTTTCAGTGGAGTCTTCCATTCTATATCTTACCCTAAGATCTGGttcttccctccccatccccatcccagcCCCCACCCGCCAGCTCACACTAATAGATGATTCTTAATTGCCAAATGTGTTAGAGTTTGTATGTCCTACTCCTGGGCCTTACATGTCGCCTGTTGGGGCTTAAGACCAGGTTAATAAGTAGGAACTGAAAGTCTTCCAGGTTCACAGTAGAAAATTTTATAGACATTTCTGTTAAAGAAATAtatcaattttatgtttttcagttcTGTTACTGTAAATACCTTGTACCTGTTCATGgattattttattctaaagtaTTTTGTCAAATGTGTATCagccaaattaaaaaagaaaggcttTCGTGTCAGCAACAttttcatgtgtgttttcttttgtgtaatTTGCATTGTATGATATACAAATCCATTATTTCCATGTTTTCAACATAGGAGTTTTCTTATCTGGAGCAGCATTTTCTTAGCTGTGTTTTCTCCAAGTTCTGTGGTCAGGTAAGTTAGGGGAATGCTTGTATAGGGAGGACTCCATGTGAAAAATCTCATCCTTTCATATGAAAGGTTTTTTAATTCCGGTGGTTGCCTATCCTGCCTGCCTCTAAACAGTGTGAGGCATTTAATCTCAAAGGATTCTGATGTGTAGCCAGGATTGAGATGCTGTACTGGGTTTAATTTAGCTATTCccagacatttttttaaacaatgaacagTTTTGTCCTAGTTCCCCACTGGCTGGCTTCCCTACTAATATGCCCGTTGggatatcttaacaatatttagtgatgtggtttggctctgtgtcaaatctctctctctttttttttattttgagaccgatccttgctctgtcacccaggttgccctgcagtggtgtgatcttagctcactgcaacctctgcctttcaggttcaagggagtctcgtgcctcagcctcctgagtagctgggactacaggtgcgtgccaccatgtctagctaatttttgtagtttaatagagatggggttttgccatgttggccaggctggtctcgaactcctgggctcaagtgatccacctgcctcagcttcccaaagtgctggggttatagctgtgcgccaccacacccgacccccacccaaatctcatgctgaattgtaatcaccagtgttggaggaggggccagcCTGGTGATAAATGATTGGATCTTGGGGACGGACTTCCTCTtggtgttctcgtgatagtgtgtgagttatttaaaagtgtttagcaCCTTCCCCTtagctctcttcctcctgctccagccctgTTGGATGTGCcagcttccccttcgccttctgccgtgattgtaagtttcctgagcctccCCGCCTCCTGCTGCAGCCGTGTTTCCTCCGCAGCGTGTGGAACCAttagctaattaaacctcttttctttataaattacccggtttcaggtagttctttgtagcagtgtgagaacagactaatacatttagATAATACCAAGTAAGGTCTTAGAAGCCTCAAATTTGTTAACTTTGGTGAACACTGCACTGAGTAGCTGCTGCTATCAATTTACATGGCACCTTGAGAACAAGCTTCCAGATGAGTTCCCTTGTAGGCAGTGATGCCAACAGGTAGGACAGGTAAGATCTTGGTTATACTAGTTGTCCTTTTCTTGTCCATACTGACTGACTGAAATTGTTTTTGAGAAACAAGAAGGGTCTGCATTACCTAGAAACTCTCCTGGCTCCTGCACCCTCAGACCAACCCTGTTAGACAGATTCTTTCCTAAGACTTCACCCTGTCTGGTGCAAACCTGGCAGTTCATCCTAGACCTTTGCTCCAGGTGGCACCAACTAAGTCACATGAGTTGCCATCTGAAATGGGGTTTTTTATAATAGTGCCATAGGATAAGGGCTGACTTCCCGGTAAGTGGTAGTGATGCATGTGTAGTTTTGGCTTTAAGGCCTGAGCTGTATTTGGCTAAACCCCTGTGTTCTTGGTTTACCTCAGTGTGGcttccactctttttcttttcttttcttttcttttcttttttttgagactgagttttgctcttgttgcccaggctggagggtagtggtgtgatctcagctcaccacaaactgccttccgggttcaagtgattctcctgcctcagcctcccaagtagctggaattacaggtgcccgccaccacgcccagctaaatttttgtatttttagtagagacagggttttaccatgttggcaaggctggtctcgaattcctgacctcaggtgatccacccaccttggcttcccaaagtggagGATGGAGACACAGCACAAAGGAGGCACCCTATCCTTGGTAGCAATTATTATTCTAACCTTGTTAGTCCCCTTCCGATTCAATATCTACCATTCACtagtttgtttaaataatttgtgAACCAGTTTATATTTTCAAGTTGCCGTGTGttttagggttctccagagagtcagaaccaataggagatacatagatatagatatggtATAGAATGGTAACCAGCATTCTACTTTGTTTTTATGAGTCTGACTTTtctagattccacatacaagtgagattatgcagtatttgtcttttctgtgtctggtttattttacttaacataatgtcctccaaattcatccatgttgccataaGTGACAGGATTTTCCTCTTTTcagactgaatagtatttcattgtgtgtgtgtatatatatacacgcaatTTACTGAGCAGGGAGATCTGCAGACTCTCTTGGCTCCCAGAATGCTGGGGTCAGGCTTGCAGTCTTAAACAGGAAATTGGTGAACTGTTTGGAGAGGATCTGCAGATACCAGCAGTTTCAGGGTTTCCTAAGGTCCAGGAGTGCCAGGCTCCTGTGCACTCTTCCTTTGGGGAAGCAAAGGAAGACTCCATCTGTGCACACAgaatatattaattatactttcttattttctgttttcttgatgcTCTGGCATCTGGGGTTTACTGGGAAAAGATTGCCTTTTCCAGGGCCAGGCAATTAAACTACCAATCCAGAACCCATACTCCTAACCACCTACTTTATCTGtatatgtattatctttttatatatacacacacactacattttctttatcagttcattcattgatggacacgggtagattccatattttggttattgtgagtaatgctgcaatgaacatgggaatgcagctATTTCTTTGGGATCCcgatttcatttttctgtggatAAACACCCAGAAATGAGATAGCTCTTCATTACACTCTGTGAAAGGCCCTAAAAGCTACCACACCCGTAGGTGAAATTACCGGATTAGTGAAAATAAGCTGTATCTCTCCACCCAAAGTTTTCTTCCCATGCTCTTAGCATTCCTGGTCCTAGTGCCAAGGGTTTTCTGTAACTCCAGCTTTTTGCATGCTTTATTAgcattagaaaattatttctctttaatcaGGAAAGCCACGCTCAGGCTGTTGCAAATCATCCACTTTGAACAGGCCTGTAACAAGCCTAGACTAGATACAAGTAATTAATAAGAGGcagggttgggcgcggtggctcaagcctgtaatcccagcactctgggaggccgaggcgggtagattacgaggtctggagttcaagaccagcttggccaatatggcgaaaccccgtctctactgaaaatacaaaaactagctgggcgtggtggtgcgcatctgtagtcccagctactcgggaggctgagacagaagaattgcttgaacccgggcggtggaggttgcagtgagccgagatcgtgccactgcattccagcctgggcaacagagcaagactctgtctaaataaataaataaataaatgcaggtaAAATAATTAAGCAATAAACACAATTGGCAGTGGTCATCCAGAGGACTGTGACTTCCCTGAGGAGGACGTGTGAAGAAACCAGATAATAACCCGAAGACATCAAGGAGTTCAAGTGACCCCATTATTCATTATTCGTTAATCTGTTCTCGAGCCAAGACGGGTTAGTGCCTCCCACTTCCATGGAGATAGCCGACTGTATCTTCTCACTTCCATGGAGATAGCTGACTGTGTAAAGACAGGCTGTGTGGGGGTGGGATTTCAAGGACTCTCGGTACTTTTATATTTGCTACTTTACTGAGTTGGATACAGGAAATAAGGCCTCCATTTGACTTGCGAGGGGCTGAGGCACTGTGATATTCACAAATACAAGTATATTACTGGGTACAATGGACCTGATGGGCATTCTGATTTGGTTAAATTTTTGTTGGTAGATGGCTATAAATAACAGAGCAACTACCTGCTCTGGTTTGCCCATGActgtcccagcaacttgggatgACTGGTCACCCAGAACAGCCATTCTTTGAGCACAGGGTGCCCCCAACATCACTGTGTTTGCAGGTGCCAACCTTTGATCCTtacagctgcctttttttttttttttttccgagatggagtctagctctgtcgcccaggctggaatctggaatgcagtggtgcaatctcagctcactgcaagctccgcctcccaggttcacgcctttctcctgcctcagctcctgagcagctgggactgcaggcgcccgccaccacacccagctaatttttttgtattttttaaatagagacgggtctcgccgtgttagtcaggatggtctcgatctcctgacctcgtaatccgcctgcctcggcctcccaaagtgctgggattacaggcatgagccaccgcgcccggcccagctgtCGTTCTTGAGATGGCATCTTCCTTTCAGTCTTACCTTTTCTGGCACCAGACCCAGCAGAAGGCAAAACAACAGGAAGCAGCCCGCGGCTTTTTCTATGGAGCTTTTGTTTTGGAGCCTGAGGCCCCAGAACCTGCATCTGGAACCTTCTAACTACAGAGGCTGCTCCCAGGGGTCGGCAGAAGGGATGGCATCTCTCCCCGTGGTCTATGTCATGGGCCCCACCTTCATAGTCTCCAAGGTCTCACCGGCAGGTCTTTAGGGTTAACAGTAAATTCAGGAAGCTCCCTACAGACAACATAGGTTCGTGAATGTTGTCTTCTAATCTAGCTTCAAAGTCTTCACTTACATATGGGGTGCACATTCTTTACTTGGAAAGTGATTTCACAGGAGAATGACTGAAATTTACTCATGAGTAAACCTTTGCAGTCTTTCCtctgaaaaatattaacatgAGGCCCATTGTCAGTCAGTGATAATGTAAGAAAAGTGGTGAAGACAGAGGCCTAGATCTGTTCTGACTTGGGATTGCCCATGAATAGCCTCTGATGTGTACCTTCTGGTGGGTGAGATAAATGTTCTCCTGGCGGGTCTTATACTCATTGCATTATCTCCATGTAGCATCACATGTCTTTAAAGCACtgctcagccaggcacggtggctcacgcctgtaatcccagcactttgaaaggccaaggcgggcggatcatgagatcaggagatcgagactatcctggctaacacagtgaaaccccgtctctactaaaaatacaaaaaattaggcaggcatggtggctggtgcctgtagtcccagctacttgggatactgagacaggaaaatggcatgaacctgggaggtggagcttgcagtgagccgagatcgctccactccactccagcctgggcgacagagcaagacgccgtctcaaaaataaataaaaatgaaaaaataaagcactGTGCTCACGGAGACagtggttgggggaggggaccCCCTGAACCCTCCATGTGATCCTGTGTCAAGTGCACACATGAGTTTCAAAGGAGATCCTTTCTTGTCTATGGTGAAACATGACAACAGGAGGCCCTCCTTCCCCATTTCCCAGTCACCTGTCCTGGCTGACTGAAGAGTGCCATCCCCGAGCACACAGTGAGAAGACTGAAGATGACCTTGGAGATCACCTAATTCAGCCCAGCCATGACACACTGACATAAAAGAAATGTGAACTTTTCCCATCAGATGTCCTCAAGGTGAGGCAGGGCCAGATTTCTCCTTCCAAAAGCATAGCTCAGGGGTCACGCCAATTCCCAAATCATCCTCTGCGGGGTCCTCCCGACCAGCATCACCACCACAGGCTCCCTGTGTGGTTTGAGGCACAGGGAATCTGGCTGCTTTGGGAGGAAATTATGTTTATAACTACATGCAAGTACTGTAAATTCAAGGGACAGGGCCCGTGCCATTACACTGGGAGTGCCCTCACCTTAGCATAAAACAGTTAGCTTCAGATGCTTCTGGCTGGCAAAGCCCTCCTCTTATCCTAACTCATAGGTCACCGTGATGTTTCCTCCTAACTCAGCCCCAGTCC is drawn from Papio anubis isolate 15944 chromosome 15, Panubis1.0, whole genome shotgun sequence and contains these coding sequences:
- the CHAMP1 gene encoding chromosome alignment-maintaining phosphoprotein 1; the protein is MEVFQELRKPSARLECDHCSFRGTDYENVQIHMGTIHPEFCDEMDAGGLGKMIFYQKSAKLFHCHKCFFTSKMYSNVYYHITSKHASPDKWNDKPKTQLNKETDPVKSPPLPEHQKIPCNSAEPKPIPALSMETQKLGSVLSPESPKPTPLTPLEPQKPGSVVSPELQTPLPSPEPSKPASVSSPEPPKPVPVCESQKPAPVPSPEPQKLAPVSPEPVKATLPNPKPQKHSHFPETLGPPSASSPESPVLAASPEPWGPSPAASPESRKSARTTSPEPRKPSPSGSPEPWKPFPTVSPEPRRPAPAVSPGSWKPGPPGSPRPWKSSPSASSGPWKPAKPAPSVSPGPWKPIPSISPGPWKPTPSVSSASWKSSSVSPSSWKSPPASPESWKSGPPELRKTAPTLSPEHWKAVPPVSPELRKPGPPLSPEIRSPAGSPELRKPSGSPDLWKLSPDQRKTSPASLDFPESQKSSRGGSPDLWKSSFFIEPQKPVFPETRKPGSSGPSESPKAASDIWKPVLSIDTEPRKPALFPEPAKTAPPASPEPRKRALFPEPRKHALFPELPKSALFSESQKAVELGDELQIDAIDDQKCDLLVQEELLASPKKLLEDTLFPSSKKLKKDNQESSDAELSSSEYIKTDLDVVDVKGQESSSDQEQVDVESIDFSKENKMDMTSPEQSRNVLQFTEEKEAFISEEEIAKYMKRGKGKYYCKICCCRAMKKGAVLHHLVNKHNVHSPYKCTICGKAFLLESLLKNHVAAHGQSLLKCPRCNFESNFPRGFKKHLTHCQSRHNEEANKKLMEALEPPLEEQQI